The Chitinophagaceae bacterium genomic sequence AACAAGGAATTCCTTGTTAAAAAAAGCCGCCTTCTTAATTGAAGGCGGCTTTTTTATTAATGAGCTATACAGTTATGTGAATTTTAATTTGATATTTATTGAAATTTAAGACATATAAGCGAACAAAAACCGAAAGAAAATCAGTCAATATAAAATTAAACAGCCTGTTACTCATAAGTGTTTAAGTACCTTATCTTTCACTATTTGTCGCAGATCTTTTGTTAAAGCTATATTCGTGAGGTGCGTTTCTTGGATAAAATTCTCATTGTCCATAATAATCATTTCGTCAAAGTAAACATCAAACAAAGAAGTTAAATTATGGTCGTTTATTTCATTTTTTACCTCAATACTTTTTAATTGTTTTGCTTTAGATTCTGAAATTGGAGGAGAAATTATCTTTGTGTTAAAATTATGTTTATTTGAAAGTGCTTCTATTTTTTTTAAATATTCAACACTAATTGGTGAAAGAAAATGATAATCTTCCTCTTTTTTAATCTCTATTCGTGGAGACCAGTTAATAGTTTTAATCCAGGGTAACTGTGAAAAGCGATAAAAAGGATTTTTTTTAATTTTTTCCCAAACGGTAGGGGTAAAGTGTCCTTTATATTTTTCTTTAAAAAAAGGTTTAAGAAAGTAATTGAAATTGTAATATTCTTCCAGATTGTTTTCAAAAAGCAGAGGGGAAGTAAAAATAATCAGATTATCTATTTCATTACCGGATTCTAAATAGTTTTGAACAAGTATATACATTCCTGCCATACTTATGCCGTGATTACAGGCTAAAGAGTTAATAAGGCTGTCTTCATGGGTGTTGTCATAAAATTGTTTACCAACACTATCTCCTATAAGCAAATTCCCGGATTTACTTTTTTCATTTGATTTTCTAATTGAAAGATAAATTTCTTTACCTAAAACCCTGTCTTTGTAAATTTCAGTTTTATAGAGGTAAAAAACATAAAAGCTAACTAACAAAAAGCTACCAAACAGCCACATTAAAACATTTAAGATTAATTTTTTCATTTTTTAAAATTGAAAGTAAATGAACTCAATGCTTTGACTCTGATAAAAGTAAATTAAGAAAAAAATCAGTGAATAAAGTCCCCATCTGTAGTATCTGGGTTTGTCAAAATATAACTTTTCCAATGCATGATTATTTTCTTTTCCAAACCATTCTATAATAATTAAAAAAGAAGTTAACAAAACTAAAAGCAATCCAAAAGTAGATAAAATAAAATCTCCCAATGCAAAGATAGAGTTGAGGGACAACAGATCTTCAAATATTCGGTGCAGCAGATAAAAACTTTGGAAAATATCTTCTGCTCTAAAAAATATCCACCCAATGCTTATTAGTAAAAAAGTTATCAGAATATTAAAGACATTTACTATGGTCTCTTTCCCTTTAAATGACAGTTGAGTATTTTTGTATTGCCGGTGTTTATTGAGGATCAGTAATGGGATAAATAACAAAGCATTATACAAACCCCAAAAAATGAAAGTCCAGTTAGCCCCGTGCCAAAAACCGCTGATTAAAAAAACGATAAAAACATTTCTGATTACCTTTAATGCTGAGCCTCTGCTACCACCTAAAGGAATAAAAACATAATCTCTAAACCATGTTGTCAGGGAGATATGCCATCTTCTCCAAAATTCAGCTACATCTCTTGAGAAGTAGGGGAAAGCAAAGTTTTTTCTTAACTCAAAGCCAAATAGTTTAGCAGTACCTATCGCAATATCTGAATACCCTGAAAAATCACAATAAATTTGTAAGCCAAATAAGATATTTATAAATAGAATTTCCCAACCACTGTAAGACTCCGGATTGCTGTATACCATATGCACGTAAATGGCTAAATTGTCAGCTATGACCATTTTTTTAAAGAAACCCCAAAGAATTTGTCTTAGGCCGTCTACAGCATAGGAGTAATTGAAAACTCTGTTTTTTAAAAACTGGGGGAGTAAGTTGCCGGCTCTCTCAATAGGACCGGCTACCAACTGAGGGAAGAAAGCAACAAAAACTGAAAATGCTAAAAAATTATTAGTGGGAGCAATTTTCCCCCGGTAAATATCAATCGTATAGCTTAATGTTTGAAAAGTATAGAAACTAATGCCTACCGGCAGCACAATATTAAGTAACGGACTATGCAGGTCGAAACCCAATAAAGTAAAGGATTGTATAAAGTTCTCAACAAAAAAATTGAAGTATTTGAAAAAGCCTAAAATACCCAGATTTATGAGCAGACTGAAAAATAGAAATATTTTTTTAGTTTTTTTGGAATTGGCCTTGTGGATATTCTTTCCGATAAAAAAATCAGTAATCGTACTAATTAAAATTAAAATTAGAAACTTCCAGTCCCACCATCCGTAAAAAAAGTAGCTGCTTAAAAGTAATAATAAATTTTGAGAACGTAAGTCTTTGTTAAGCAGCCAGTATGCCATAAATACTAATGGCAGGAAAATTGCAAAGTCAAGTGAATTGAATAGCATAAAATGCTTTAATGTTAACTATGTAATATTTAAAGTAAATTTTTTTAAAACTACGTAAAAAATGTTTGTAGAAATAAAATTAAAAGTGCATATTAGCATATAATTTTAATATAAGTTAGTACTTTAAAAGAATTTTAGAATACGAAAAAGAATATATAAAATATAAAAGGCTGATTACTAAAGCTAAATAAATTTTTTTTTAAAAAAAAATCTTTAATGTTTTGCAAAAACCAAAAAGAAAGCTATATTTGTAATCACTAAATGTTTAGAAAATTAACTAAGGCTATGAAAAATTTGAAAATCTTTATTTTAACGTGTGTTGTAATGTTAACTGTATTAGCGACTGCTCAGGCAGGCCCTCCGGGTCCTGAGCCTAATCCGATTCCTCTTGATGGAGGGATAATAACTATTTTGATTGCTATTGCAGGTGCAATTGGCGGCAAGAAAGTTTTTAATAAATTTAAGAAAAAGCAACAACAATAGAATTAATTAAAATTAATACCTAAAGCCCAATTTATGAGAATGAATTGGGATTTAGGTGTTTAACCTCTTTGTGTCGCATATTCTATTG encodes the following:
- a CDS encoding MBOAT family protein, which encodes MLFNSLDFAIFLPLVFMAYWLLNKDLRSQNLLLLLSSYFFYGWWDWKFLILILISTITDFFIGKNIHKANSKKTKKIFLFFSLLINLGILGFFKYFNFFVENFIQSFTLLGFDLHSPLLNIVLPVGISFYTFQTLSYTIDIYRGKIAPTNNFLAFSVFVAFFPQLVAGPIERAGNLLPQFLKNRVFNYSYAVDGLRQILWGFFKKMVIADNLAIYVHMVYSNPESYSGWEILFINILFGLQIYCDFSGYSDIAIGTAKLFGFELRKNFAFPYFSRDVAEFWRRWHISLTTWFRDYVFIPLGGSRGSALKVIRNVFIVFLISGFWHGANWTFIFWGLYNALLFIPLLILNKHRQYKNTQLSFKGKETIVNVFNILITFLLISIGWIFFRAEDIFQSFYLLHRIFEDLLSLNSIFALGDFILSTFGLLLVLLTSFLIIIEWFGKENNHALEKLYFDKPRYYRWGLYSLIFFLIYFYQSQSIEFIYFQF